From Draconibacterium halophilum, one genomic window encodes:
- a CDS encoding monovalent cation:proton antiporter-2 (CPA2) family protein, which yields MHNQEFFLNALIYLGAAVVSVPIAKKLGLGSVLGYLLAGIVVGPFVLSLVGNEAGEVMHFAEFGVVLMLFIIGLELEPKLLWKMRRSIFGLGGLQVLITAGIITGVALLLKFQLNRAVAIGLILALSSTAIVLQTLSEKGLMRNIAGRSAFSVLLFQDMAVIPILALLPLIATLGTPADLSDTSINSIGQVAQLPGWLQLLIIIGAISVMVIIGRFAARHIFRLVAETGLHEVFVALALLMVIGIALGMDAIGLSPALGTFIAGVVLADSEYRHELETTIDPFKGLLLGLFFISVGASINFTLLVENPWMIIQFVLLLILLKFIVLLFLGRMFRLKKGFEFLFAFLLSQASEFAFVLISFSRQNKLFDEQTSGMLLLVVTLSMAISPLLLIFNDKAVSPILARWQNKQEYDEIEDEETPVILAGFGRFGLTVGRILIANGIKVTILDNNPSNVETLRKYGFKLYFGDITRPTMLEKAGIEKARLLILSMAEHENALKVAEIVRKKYPHVKILARANDIFHVFEYLNLNINKVQRENFHSAAELGNNALVELGFSKYEAYRATRTFKHHEHQVTEELYQHWLEDQSKFIQETRRFEEQVKETLQAEKNYSIHDSDCAWDVDSLKDEAKKEE from the coding sequence ATGCATAATCAGGAATTCTTTTTAAACGCTTTAATCTACCTCGGGGCAGCCGTTGTTTCGGTTCCTATCGCTAAAAAACTGGGGCTTGGCTCGGTACTGGGCTATCTGCTTGCCGGAATAGTAGTGGGACCATTTGTTTTAAGCCTGGTGGGTAACGAAGCCGGAGAAGTTATGCACTTTGCCGAGTTTGGTGTTGTACTGATGCTTTTTATAATTGGATTGGAACTGGAGCCCAAACTTTTATGGAAAATGCGGCGCTCAATTTTTGGATTGGGAGGTTTACAAGTACTTATTACTGCCGGAATAATTACCGGCGTTGCATTGCTGCTCAAGTTCCAGCTAAACCGTGCTGTGGCCATCGGGCTTATTCTTGCGCTTTCATCAACGGCAATTGTACTGCAAACATTATCGGAAAAAGGACTGATGCGCAACATTGCCGGCCGATCAGCTTTTTCGGTTCTGCTGTTTCAGGATATGGCGGTTATCCCTATTCTGGCGTTACTGCCGTTAATAGCAACTTTAGGAACACCTGCCGATCTTTCCGACACATCAATTAACAGCATTGGACAGGTAGCGCAATTGCCGGGCTGGTTGCAGCTATTAATCATTATTGGGGCCATTTCAGTTATGGTGATTATTGGCCGGTTTGCGGCACGACATATTTTTCGTTTGGTTGCCGAAACTGGTTTACACGAGGTATTTGTAGCACTGGCACTACTTATGGTTATTGGTATTGCGTTAGGCATGGATGCCATAGGTTTATCGCCTGCGCTGGGAACATTTATTGCCGGTGTTGTTTTGGCCGACAGCGAATACCGGCATGAGTTGGAAACCACCATAGATCCGTTTAAAGGATTGCTGCTAGGACTTTTCTTTATCTCGGTGGGTGCCAGCATTAATTTCACGTTGCTAGTTGAAAATCCGTGGATGATCATTCAGTTTGTATTATTACTCATTCTGTTAAAGTTTATCGTTCTCTTGTTTTTAGGCCGAATGTTCAGGCTGAAAAAAGGTTTTGAGTTTCTTTTTGCTTTTCTGTTGTCGCAAGCCAGCGAATTTGCATTTGTTCTCATCTCTTTCTCGAGACAAAATAAATTGTTCGACGAGCAAACTTCAGGGATGTTACTACTTGTGGTCACTTTGTCGATGGCCATATCGCCGCTGTTACTCATTTTTAACGACAAAGCGGTGAGTCCGATCTTGGCACGTTGGCAAAACAAACAAGAATACGACGAAATTGAAGATGAAGAAACTCCGGTAATTCTTGCCGGGTTCGGACGCTTTGGATTAACCGTTGGAAGAATTCTTATAGCTAATGGAATAAAAGTTACCATCCTTGATAACAATCCGTCCAATGTTGAAACGCTGCGTAAATATGGTTTCAAACTGTATTTTGGTGATATTACCCGCCCCACCATGCTCGAAAAAGCTGGAATTGAAAAGGCCCGCTTGCTCATATTAAGTATGGCCGAACATGAAAATGCACTGAAAGTGGCCGAAATTGTGCGCAAAAAATACCCGCACGTAAAAATACTGGCGCGTGCCAACGATATATTTCATGTATTTGAATACCTGAATTTAAACATCAACAAAGTACAACGCGAAAACTTCCATTCGGCAGCGGAGTTAGGTAACAATGCTCTGGTAGAACTGGGCTTTTCGAAATACGAAGCGTACCGCGCCACACGCACTTTTAAACACCACGAACATCAGGTAACCGAAGAACTTTACCAGCACTGGCTGGAAGACCAAAGCAAATTTATTCAGGAAACCCGTAGGTTTGAGGAACAGGTAAAAGAAACACTACAGGCCGAGAAAAACTACTCGATACACGATAGCGATTGTGCATGGGATGTTGATTCGTTGAAAGATGAAGCAAAAAAGGAAGAGTAG
- the pbpC gene encoding penicillin-binding protein 1C, producing MAKLLKNRRWWKWWSIGLLSLLVLFLFSGIFVPRPLFTTSYSTVVESSNGDLLGARISDDEQWRFPAGDRIPHKYELCVLQFEDKHFYHHPGVNLASIARAIFQNIKARKVVSGGSTITMQVSRLARGNRTRNLKNKLIEVFWALHIELRYSKAEILKLYASHAPFGGNVVGIEAASWRYFARESEQLSWAESATLAVLPNAPSLIYPGRSDDKLKQKRDRLLQKLLANGTLDSMTCELAVAEPLPEKVNALPNAAYHFTELVNKEKRGQRIHSTIDYAIQNRVNIVVRKHQHRLKSNYINNMAVVVAEIPSKKVRAYVGNTFSSDGLNHGNFVDVVQSPRSTGSILKPFLYCKMMDNGLLLPGMLVPDIPIRFGGFTPMNFDRQYIGAVSAEEALARSLNIPAVHLLREFGVAPFYSFLKQAGMSTLYQSPDYYGLSLILGGAEVKLWDLAGMYASLATILDTYNKEDGLYFSKPFSPLLTNEDKSIDQPAELEQSVIRAASIYSTFKALLEVTRPESEKGWERFARSKKIAWKTGTSFGFRDAWAVGITPKYVVAVWVGNADGEGRAGLTGVSAAAPVMFDVFSTLPGVQWFNTPIDEMDSMEVCNESGFLPGENCDNRKVILVPKGNKIGVCQWHQRIHLNAAQTHRVNANCHPVSKMVHKNWFVLPPAMEYYYKQENVLYATLPPLMPGCTESQQQLDFIYPREWNRVFIPVELDGTKGKFIVELAHRLSNVDVYWYLDNNFLGITQNIHQFELRPEPGWHTITVSDNLGNILTKKFFVVNR from the coding sequence TTGGCAAAATTATTAAAAAACAGACGTTGGTGGAAATGGTGGAGTATTGGTTTGTTATCATTACTCGTTCTGTTTTTATTTAGCGGTATTTTTGTCCCGCGTCCGTTGTTTACAACTTCCTACTCAACAGTTGTAGAAAGTAGCAACGGAGATTTGTTGGGAGCTCGTATTTCTGATGATGAGCAGTGGCGGTTTCCTGCCGGTGATCGTATCCCACATAAGTACGAGTTGTGTGTTTTGCAATTCGAAGACAAACATTTTTATCATCACCCCGGAGTAAATCTCGCGTCAATAGCACGGGCCATTTTTCAGAATATAAAAGCCCGAAAAGTGGTGAGCGGAGGTAGTACAATTACTATGCAGGTAAGCCGACTGGCTCGTGGAAACAGAACACGGAACCTGAAAAATAAACTGATTGAAGTTTTTTGGGCTTTGCATATTGAGCTACGTTATTCAAAAGCTGAAATACTAAAATTATATGCCTCGCATGCACCTTTTGGCGGAAATGTAGTGGGAATTGAAGCTGCATCCTGGCGATACTTTGCACGCGAAAGTGAGCAGTTGTCGTGGGCCGAGTCGGCAACTTTAGCTGTACTTCCTAATGCACCTTCGCTAATATATCCAGGCCGATCGGATGACAAGTTGAAACAGAAACGTGATCGTCTTTTGCAAAAGCTTTTGGCAAACGGAACGCTTGATAGTATGACTTGCGAGCTGGCAGTTGCAGAACCATTGCCGGAAAAAGTAAATGCCTTGCCAAATGCGGCCTATCATTTTACCGAATTGGTCAATAAAGAAAAGAGAGGACAGCGAATACATTCTACTATTGATTATGCGATTCAAAACCGTGTGAATATAGTGGTGCGAAAACACCAGCACCGTTTAAAGTCTAATTACATTAATAATATGGCAGTGGTGGTAGCCGAAATACCATCAAAAAAAGTGAGAGCCTATGTGGGAAACACCTTTTCAAGTGATGGTTTAAATCATGGAAATTTTGTGGATGTAGTTCAATCTCCAAGAAGTACCGGCAGTATTTTAAAGCCATTTTTGTATTGTAAAATGATGGATAACGGCTTGCTTTTGCCCGGCATGTTGGTGCCCGATATTCCCATTCGTTTTGGAGGTTTTACACCTATGAATTTTGATCGGCAATACATTGGTGCCGTTTCGGCAGAAGAAGCTTTGGCACGGTCGTTAAATATTCCGGCAGTACATTTGTTGCGTGAATTTGGCGTAGCACCGTTTTATTCATTTCTGAAACAAGCCGGGATGTCGACATTGTATCAGTCGCCCGATTATTACGGTCTTTCGTTGATTTTGGGTGGTGCCGAAGTAAAACTGTGGGATTTGGCCGGAATGTATGCTTCGCTGGCAACAATTTTAGATACTTACAATAAAGAGGATGGATTGTATTTTTCGAAACCTTTTTCTCCGTTGCTAACGAATGAAGATAAAAGTATTGATCAGCCTGCTGAATTGGAACAATCCGTTATCAGGGCGGCATCAATATATTCAACATTTAAAGCACTTTTGGAAGTAACGCGCCCCGAATCGGAAAAAGGATGGGAGCGATTTGCCCGATCAAAGAAAATTGCCTGGAAAACGGGTACCAGTTTTGGCTTTCGTGATGCCTGGGCAGTTGGTATTACTCCCAAATATGTTGTTGCGGTTTGGGTTGGTAATGCCGACGGTGAAGGGAGAGCTGGTTTAACAGGTGTATCTGCTGCTGCTCCGGTAATGTTTGATGTATTTTCAACATTGCCAGGTGTCCAATGGTTTAATACCCCTATTGACGAAATGGACAGTATGGAGGTTTGTAATGAAAGTGGCTTTTTGCCAGGAGAAAATTGCGACAACAGAAAGGTTATTCTAGTGCCGAAAGGAAATAAAATTGGCGTTTGCCAGTGGCATCAGCGCATTCATTTAAATGCAGCACAAACACATCGTGTAAATGCCAATTGTCATCCTGTTTCAAAAATGGTGCATAAAAACTGGTTTGTTCTTCCGCCAGCAATGGAGTATTATTACAAACAAGAGAATGTGCTTTATGCTACTTTGCCACCGTTGATGCCGGGTTGTACGGAGAGCCAGCAGCAGCTCGACTTTATTTATCCGAGAGAATGGAACAGGGTTTTTATTCCGGTTGAACTGGACGGAACTAAAGGGAAGTTCATTGTAGAACTGGCACACCGTTTAAGCAATGTTGATGTTTATTGGTATTTAGACAATAATTTTCTGGGTATTACTCAGAATATACATCAGTTTGAGCTTAGGCCGGAGCCAGGATGGCACACAATTACTGTTAGCGATAATCTGGGAAATATACTCACAAAAAAGTTCTTTGTGGTTAATCGTTAG
- a CDS encoding NAD(P)H-dependent oxidoreductase, with translation MKKILILFAHPAFQKSLINKTLMEAVKDMDGITINNLYEKYPDFFMNIPVEQKLLTEHDIIIWHHPFYWYSAPAIIKEWMDLVLQHGFAYGTHGRALEGKWAMSCITTGGSKEVYRAEGKNRFTINQFLAPFKQSANLCRMKYLPPFVVHGSHTLKRDHVQKYADDYRSVIQMLRDNKINSEQFNSIEYINEIIKQDA, from the coding sequence ATGAAAAAGATACTTATACTTTTTGCCCATCCTGCTTTTCAAAAATCACTCATTAACAAAACATTGATGGAGGCGGTTAAAGACATGGATGGTATTACCATCAATAACCTGTATGAAAAGTATCCCGATTTTTTTATGAATATACCTGTTGAGCAAAAACTATTAACGGAACACGATATCATCATCTGGCACCATCCGTTTTATTGGTATAGCGCCCCGGCGATTATAAAAGAGTGGATGGATCTGGTGCTGCAACATGGTTTTGCCTATGGAACACACGGTCGGGCGCTGGAGGGGAAATGGGCCATGTCGTGCATTACAACCGGAGGAAGCAAAGAAGTGTATAGAGCCGAGGGCAAAAATCGTTTCACCATTAACCAGTTTTTGGCACCTTTTAAACAATCGGCCAATCTTTGCCGAATGAAATACCTGCCACCTTTTGTGGTGCATGGGTCGCATACCTTAAAAAGGGATCATGTGCAAAAATATGCCGACGATTATCGTTCGGTCATACAGATGCTTCGCGACAACAAAATCAATTCGGAGCAATTTAATTCTATTGAATATATCAACGAAATTATAAAGCAAGATGCATAA
- a CDS encoding alpha-2-macroglobulin family protein has protein sequence MKKFIVPLFFLLLFTVSCKKNNNKEVGPSAEYTYYVQAFTSGVISSRTAIAVHLTKPVEFEDLADELFEFKPAIKGKAVQVSDRIFEFRPSEPLKQGVTYEANFLLGKVMQVKSDLQKMPFRFSTVPQSFSVTVEGLKNYEDVGSEQMQLTGYILTADVAEAQAVEKILTTSLNNNELPVRWNHNTDGRKHFFTVDSIARLQDNPGKLEVKWDGSSLDLNEKGVKELEVPALSDFKVLEASVVQQPEQCVNIRFSDVLLKTQDLNGLIDLENNQDLRFELDGSLVKIWIEKRISGEINLTVHEGIKSSNYARLKSGANFLLQFTNAEPRLRLLGKGVIVPQSESMIFPFEAISLNAVDVRIIQIFKDNVAQFFQGNSLDGKNDLKQVGRLIYDKKVDLYSEEPINYNNWNTFKIDLAKLIDIEQGAIFRVELRFSKAYSLYNCPDNETDETLKEPDLNQEEDYKTNWDTPGWYSNHYYPDGYNWRERDNPCHVSYYNSDRFVSKNIMASQMGIVAKEGKDYRMLFAVSNLISTEPMGDVDLKLYNFQHQLIETIKTDSRGFAEVDLKKKPFLLIAQKGDQFGYLRLDDGTSLSISNFNVSGQEITDGMKGFIYGERDVWRPGDTLFLNFILETNASRAENHPVIFSLTNPKNQQVERRVVTNSENGFYQLTTNTQKDASTGNWRAEVQVGNSRFSKRIKIETIKPNRLKIELDLPENKMLDQSNKVVPITATWLHGSPAKSLKAKVDVLLTKANTTFDNFQNYTFTDPATSYAQKEQTIFDGKLDESGKANVSFEPEGLENAPGMLNAWFTSRVFESGGDFSTSIVSAKYSPFESYVGVRMPESDDNWYTTDTDYLPEIVTVDKNGKPVSGNDLEVQLYKINWRWWWESGSENLAHYVSGRSYQPMSNWNISNAKHKSKIKLNVKYNNWQDNGRYFLWVKDNTSGHSTGTTFYMSKWGNWRSDGMEQGATMLSVRTNKAKYNVGDDIEVIIPSSKAGKALVSLENGTEVLDMFWVETTDKETRFTLKANKKMAPNFYVNVSLIQAYANTENDAPLRLYGIIPVKVENPETILQPEIKTLSEIEPETNYTVEVSEKNGKKMTYTLAVVDEGLLGLTNYKTPNPHYTFYQREALGVKSWDMYDYVAGAYGARLEKAFAIGGDGSLVESDKKEANRFKPVVQFAGPFTLEAGKTQKHEFKMPNYVGAVRMMVVAGNQGAYGAEEISVPVRKGLMLLATVPRMLAPLETFDLPVDVFAMKDHVKNVSVSVKTNELFELAGEKENSIQFDETGEKMTFFKLNVKDDIGVGKIVVEAKSGDERAIYEVEVDVRNPNLQVTKQEMKLVNSNESWACTLQSPGTPGTNKAWIEITGFPPLNLTKHLNYLIQYPHGCVEQVTSSVFPQLFLGQLTDVTANQKLEIEDNVRKALVKLQSFQLGSGGFSYWPGSSFVNKWATNYVGHFILMAEKAGYSLPFGLKDKWLRYQRREARNWKGNRSFEHSSQLRNYDLTQAYRLYTLALSGSPDMAAMNRLREKGNKSPDITWRLAAAYILAGRKDAAEQLVANVTTQVKDYREFGGTFGSSLRDKAMLLEALTLLNDQENAFEMLQSISDEMNEREWLSTQTAAWCLFAAACFSEEFYAGDNETSFDLEVNGKNHQLRTKIPVVKIPVENSTADQVNLEMENEGSSATFVRVVTQGIPSGIDSVSSSANLIMNIKYLDSATNEINPASISQGSDFSMVVTVKHPGKRVDYEEMVLSTLVPSGWEILNKRIGDVPGEEPNFEYQDIRDDRIYTYFDLAMNEQKSFVFYLNASYKGRFYQPPVSCGAMYDNSVSAKKAGRMVVVK, from the coding sequence GTGAAAAAGTTTATAGTCCCCTTGTTTTTTCTGCTCCTTTTTACAGTTTCTTGCAAAAAGAATAATAATAAAGAAGTTGGTCCAAGTGCTGAATATACTTACTATGTGCAGGCATTTACAAGTGGTGTAATTTCGAGTAGAACAGCAATTGCAGTGCACCTTACCAAGCCGGTTGAATTTGAAGACCTGGCAGACGAACTATTCGAGTTTAAGCCTGCCATAAAAGGAAAAGCCGTGCAAGTTAGCGATCGTATTTTTGAATTTCGCCCATCTGAACCATTAAAACAAGGTGTAACATACGAAGCTAATTTTTTATTGGGAAAGGTGATGCAGGTAAAAAGCGATCTGCAGAAAATGCCATTTCGGTTTTCAACGGTGCCGCAATCATTTTCTGTAACTGTTGAAGGATTGAAAAATTACGAAGATGTTGGCTCGGAACAAATGCAATTAACCGGCTATATTTTAACTGCTGATGTTGCCGAAGCTCAGGCTGTGGAAAAAATACTTACAACCAGCTTAAACAACAACGAGTTGCCGGTAAGATGGAATCATAATACCGATGGGCGCAAACACTTTTTTACCGTTGATAGTATTGCGCGTTTGCAGGATAACCCCGGGAAACTGGAAGTAAAATGGGATGGCAGTTCGCTGGATTTGAATGAAAAGGGAGTGAAAGAACTTGAAGTGCCGGCATTAAGCGATTTCAAGGTGCTTGAAGCCAGTGTTGTTCAGCAGCCCGAGCAATGCGTGAATATCCGTTTTTCTGATGTGCTGTTAAAAACACAGGATCTTAACGGATTGATTGACTTAGAAAATAACCAGGACCTAAGATTTGAATTGGATGGAAGCCTGGTGAAAATATGGATAGAAAAAAGGATTTCGGGCGAAATAAATTTAACCGTTCACGAAGGCATAAAAAGCAGTAATTATGCACGCCTTAAATCGGGTGCTAACTTTTTATTGCAATTTACCAACGCCGAACCCAGGTTGCGTTTGCTCGGAAAAGGAGTAATTGTTCCTCAAAGCGAATCGATGATCTTTCCGTTTGAAGCAATAAGTTTAAATGCCGTTGATGTAAGGATTATTCAGATTTTTAAAGATAATGTTGCTCAGTTTTTTCAGGGAAACAGCTTGGATGGAAAAAATGATTTAAAACAAGTTGGACGCCTGATTTATGACAAAAAGGTTGATCTTTATTCCGAGGAGCCAATCAATTATAACAACTGGAACACATTTAAAATAGATTTGGCTAAACTCATCGACATTGAACAGGGAGCCATTTTTCGTGTAGAGTTGCGTTTTAGTAAAGCTTATTCATTATACAATTGCCCTGATAACGAAACGGACGAAACGTTGAAGGAACCCGATTTAAACCAGGAAGAAGATTATAAAACCAATTGGGATACGCCCGGTTGGTATAGTAATCATTATTATCCTGACGGCTATAATTGGCGCGAACGCGATAATCCGTGTCATGTGTCGTACTACAATTCCGACCGTTTTGTGAGTAAAAATATTATGGCGTCGCAGATGGGAATTGTGGCCAAGGAAGGAAAAGACTACCGAATGTTATTTGCTGTTTCAAATTTAATTTCAACTGAACCGATGGGTGATGTTGACTTAAAGCTTTACAATTTTCAGCATCAACTAATTGAAACAATAAAAACTGATTCGCGCGGTTTTGCAGAAGTGGATTTGAAGAAAAAGCCATTCTTGCTGATTGCACAAAAAGGCGATCAGTTTGGCTATTTGCGCCTCGATGATGGAACCTCCTTGTCGATAAGTAATTTCAATGTATCGGGGCAGGAAATTACCGATGGAATGAAAGGTTTTATTTATGGCGAACGCGATGTGTGGCGTCCCGGCGATACGTTGTTTCTCAATTTTATTTTGGAAACCAATGCCTCCCGTGCTGAAAATCATCCGGTAATCTTTAGTCTTACTAATCCTAAAAATCAACAGGTTGAGCGACGTGTTGTTACCAACAGCGAAAATGGTTTTTATCAGTTAACCACTAACACTCAGAAAGATGCGTCAACTGGTAACTGGCGGGCAGAAGTTCAGGTGGGAAACAGCCGCTTTTCGAAACGGATAAAAATAGAAACCATAAAACCTAACCGCTTAAAGATTGAGCTCGATTTACCCGAAAATAAAATGCTTGACCAAAGCAACAAGGTGGTGCCAATAACAGCAACTTGGTTGCATGGCAGCCCGGCAAAATCGTTAAAAGCAAAAGTTGATGTATTACTGACCAAAGCCAATACTACGTTTGATAATTTTCAAAACTATACTTTTACAGATCCGGCAACAAGTTACGCGCAAAAAGAGCAAACAATTTTTGACGGCAAACTGGACGAATCAGGCAAGGCAAACGTTTCGTTCGAGCCGGAAGGTTTGGAAAATGCTCCAGGAATGTTAAATGCATGGTTCACATCGCGGGTGTTTGAGAGCGGTGGAGATTTTAGTACGTCGATAGTCAGTGCAAAATATTCTCCTTTCGAATCGTATGTTGGAGTGCGTATGCCCGAATCGGACGATAACTGGTATACCACTGATACTGATTATTTGCCCGAGATTGTTACGGTAGATAAAAACGGGAAACCGGTTTCAGGAAATGATTTGGAAGTACAACTGTATAAAATTAACTGGCGCTGGTGGTGGGAGTCGGGATCTGAAAACCTTGCGCACTATGTGTCGGGACGATCTTATCAGCCGATGAGTAATTGGAATATTTCCAACGCCAAACATAAATCTAAAATTAAACTCAACGTAAAATACAATAACTGGCAGGATAATGGTCGGTACTTTTTATGGGTGAAAGATAACACTTCGGGGCACTCAACCGGAACCACGTTTTACATGTCGAAGTGGGGAAACTGGCGCTCGGATGGAATGGAACAGGGAGCAACCATGCTTAGTGTTCGCACCAACAAGGCGAAATACAATGTTGGCGATGATATTGAGGTTATAATTCCTTCGTCGAAAGCGGGAAAGGCACTGGTAAGCCTTGAAAACGGAACCGAAGTGTTGGATATGTTTTGGGTGGAGACGACGGATAAAGAAACGCGTTTTACCTTAAAAGCCAATAAAAAAATGGCTCCCAACTTTTATGTGAATGTTAGTTTAATACAAGCCTACGCGAATACCGAGAATGATGCTCCTTTGCGGCTTTACGGTATAATTCCGGTTAAGGTAGAAAATCCGGAAACTATTCTTCAGCCTGAAATAAAAACCCTTAGCGAAATTGAACCGGAAACAAATTACACCGTAGAAGTGTCGGAGAAAAATGGCAAAAAGATGACGTACACTTTGGCTGTTGTTGACGAAGGATTGCTGGGATTAACCAATTATAAAACGCCAAATCCGCACTATACTTTTTATCAGCGCGAGGCACTGGGAGTTAAAAGCTGGGATATGTACGATTATGTTGCCGGTGCGTATGGCGCTCGTCTTGAAAAAGCATTTGCTATTGGTGGCGACGGAAGTTTGGTGGAGTCGGATAAAAAGGAAGCCAACCGTTTTAAACCGGTAGTTCAGTTTGCCGGGCCTTTTACACTGGAAGCCGGGAAAACCCAAAAGCACGAATTTAAAATGCCGAATTATGTTGGGGCAGTTCGGATGATGGTGGTGGCCGGAAATCAGGGCGCGTATGGTGCCGAAGAAATCTCGGTTCCGGTGCGTAAAGGATTAATGTTGCTGGCAACTGTTCCACGCATGTTGGCACCGTTGGAAACATTCGATCTCCCGGTTGATGTGTTTGCGATGAAAGATCATGTGAAAAATGTTTCGGTTTCGGTGAAAACAAACGAACTGTTTGAGCTTGCTGGCGAAAAAGAGAATTCAATACAATTTGATGAGACAGGTGAAAAGATGACTTTCTTTAAATTAAATGTAAAGGATGATATTGGTGTTGGAAAAATTGTTGTAGAAGCAAAATCGGGCGACGAACGTGCCATTTATGAAGTTGAAGTAGATGTTCGGAATCCGAATTTACAGGTTACCAAACAGGAAATGAAACTAGTAAACAGCAACGAAAGTTGGGCTTGTACTTTGCAATCCCCTGGAACACCGGGCACCAACAAGGCGTGGATTGAAATCACCGGATTTCCTCCACTAAATCTGACGAAACACCTTAATTACCTGATTCAGTATCCGCACGGATGTGTAGAACAGGTTACTTCGTCGGTATTCCCGCAATTGTTTTTGGGGCAGTTAACCGATGTAACAGCCAATCAGAAATTAGAAATAGAAGACAATGTGAGAAAAGCATTGGTAAAACTGCAGTCATTTCAATTAGGTAGCGGCGGATTTAGTTACTGGCCCGGATCATCATTCGTAAATAAATGGGCAACAAATTATGTAGGGCATTTTATTTTAATGGCAGAAAAAGCCGGTTATTCACTTCCGTTTGGCTTAAAAGATAAATGGTTGCGTTATCAGCGAAGGGAAGCCAGAAACTGGAAGGGAAACCGATCATTCGAGCATTCTTCTCAATTACGAAACTACGACTTAACACAAGCCTATCGTTTGTATACGCTGGCGTTGTCCGGAAGTCCTGATATGGCAGCAATGAATCGATTGCGCGAAAAAGGCAATAAATCACCTGATATTACCTGGCGTTTGGCAGCGGCTTATATTCTGGCAGGGAGGAAGGATGCCGCTGAACAATTGGTTGCCAATGTAACTACCCAAGTAAAAGACTACCGCGAGTTTGGTGGGACTTTCGGCTCGTCGTTGCGCGACAAAGCTATGTTGCTTGAGGCATTGACCTTATTGAATGATCAGGAGAATGCTTTTGAAATGTTACAATCAATTTCTGATGAGATGAACGAACGTGAATGGTTAAGCACACAAACGGCTGCGTGGTGCTTGTTTGCTGCAGCGTGTTTCTCGGAAGAATTTTATGCTGGCGATAACGAGACAAGTTTTGATCTTGAAGTGAATGGTAAGAATCATCAGTTACGTACAAAAATTCCGGTTGTTAAAATTCCCGTAGAAAATAGTACTGCGGATCAGGTTAACCTTGAAATGGAAAACGAAGGAAGCTCTGCTACTTTTGTGCGGGTTGTAACACAAGGAATTCCTTCGGGGATTGATTCCGTTTCCTCGTCTGCAAACCTAATAATGAATATAAAATATCTCGATAGTGCAACCAACGAAATCAATCCTGCAAGTATTAGCCAGGGCAGCGATTTCAGTATGGTGGTTACTGTAAAACATCCGGGAAAACGCGTTGATTATGAAGAAATGGTATTGTCGACCTTAGTTCCTTCAGGATGGGAAATTTTAAATAAACGCATTGGAGATGTTCCGGGTGAGGAGCCGAATTTTGAATATCAGGACATTCGCGATGACCGGATTTATACTTATTTTGATTTGGCTATGAACGAGCAAAAGTCATTTGTATTCTACCTGAATGCTTCGTATAAGGGACGTTTTTATCAGCCTCCGGTAAGTTGCGGGGCCATGTACGATAATTCCGTAAGTGCTAAAAAAGCAGGTAGAATGGTTGTAGTGAAATAA